The nucleotide sequence GCATAAATTAAGACATCTcacaaaaatatatgcaaaaacaATATGTGAGGAATTACATTATCAGTCATGTACCTGATGCATGATCTTGTTCAGCTCTTCaggatctgatgtcataaaccagaataatgacagtagccacgcccaccagagcagagaggaccaatcggatcacagcttcagtaaAACCACAACAGTGAACAGAGTCTGAGGAATAAACACATCAAACTGAGATCAGCTCATTTAATAAACACTAATATCAAGAATATATGAAGGAGAAGACAAATGCTCTCACTatagacagaaacactgaaagcTTTTAATGACTCTTTTGGTCCAAGTATCAGTAGTACATAACGTCCAGCATCTTCAGTTGTGAtgtctgtgatggtcagagatccagtttgattgtccagcttcagtctgtttctgaatctcccatcaagaacaTCCTCATACACAGTCATCCTGTCAGCTCGCTTAATGCTCACAGTTATTAAAGCATTTTCAGTCTTATACATCCAATTAATCTGATCATCATGCATTATTTCAGTAAGACCAGAGTTCAGAGTGACTGAATTTCCCTTCTGTACTGATATCTCATCTGTATCACCAAACACAaagagaacaaacagaaacagggtTTGGCACAGATTAATACTGTTTACACACTTTGATTACATAATtagttaaaatgttgttttcaaattaatagtaatataaaatgACAGAACAGACACCAAAGAAGCAAAATAGTGTGTGGATTCATATTGAAGCTGGTCATTAAACTTACCATTGATAGCAAGCAAGATGGATACGCTCGTACGGTTGATCACTATTCCGTGATAAACTCcagtgtgtttcattgtgatgtctgtgatggtcagagatccagtttgatcatCAAgtgtcagtctgtctctgaatctcccatcgaGAACATCATCATATAGAGTTATGTTGTCATCCGTTACATTCATTTCAGCTATCAGAGTGTTTTTAATCCCAAACCTCCACAGAATCTGATCATCATCCATTAATTCAGTCAGACTAGagtttagagtgactgaatctcccagTTTCACAAGCTTCATTTCATcgccaaacacacctgaagaacagcgTTCATCAGTGAACAAAGCTTTAAATTACTTGATGTTGGTTTGATGAGGCTTCACTGAAATACATGacttaaatttgaaatattataataatattctgcgacaaaagacaaaacatgatgaatgaaaaagaagaagaagaaaaaaaataaataatatacagtattgttcaaaataatagcagtacaatgtgactaaccagaataatcaaggtttttagtatattttttattgctacgtggcaaacaagttaccagtaggttcagtagattgtcagaaaacaaacaagacccagcattcatgatatgcacgctcttaaggctgtgcaattgggcaattagttgaaaggggtgtgttcaaaaaaatagcagtgtctacctttgactgtacaaactcaaaactattttgtacaaacattttttttttctgggatttagcaatcctgtgaatcactaaactaatatttagttgtatgaccacagttttttaaaactgcttgacatctgtgtggcatggagtcaaccaacttgtggcacctctcagctgttattccactccatgattctttaacaacattccacaattcattcacatttcttggttttgcttcagaaacagcatttttgatatcaccccacaagttctcaattggattaaggtctggagattgggctggccactccataacattaattttgttggtttggaaccaagactttgcccgtttactagtgtgttttgggtcattgtcttgttgaaacaaccatttcaagggcatgtcctcttcagcatagggcaacatgacctcttcaagtattttaacatatgcaaactgatccatgatccctggtatgcgataaataggcccaacaccatagtaggagaaacatgcccatatcatgatgcttgcacctccatgcttcactgtcttcactgtgtactgtggcttgaattcagagtttgggggtcgtctcacaaaaactgcctgtggcccttggacccaaaaagaacaattttactctcatcagtccacaaaatgttcctccatttctctttaggccagttgatgtgttctttggcaaattgtaacctcttctgcacatgccttttttttaacagagggactttgcgggggattcttgaaaatagattagcttcacacagacgtcttctaactgtcacagtacttacaggtaactccagactgtctttgatcatcctggaggtgatcattggctgagcctttgccattctggttattcttctatccattttgatggttgtcttccgttttcttccacgtctctctggttttgctctccattttaaggcattggagatcattttagctgaacagcctatcattttttgcacctctttataggttttcccctctctaatcaactttttaatcaaagtacgctgttcttctgaacaatgtcttgaacgtcccattttcctcagctttcaaatgcatgttcaacaagtgttggcttcatccttaaataggggccacctgattcacacctgtttcttcacaaaattgatgacctcagtgattgaatgccacgctgctatttttttgaacacacccctttcaactaattcaactaattgcccaattgcacagccttaagagcgtgcatatcatgaatgctgggtctcatttgttttctgagaatctactgaacctactggtaacttgtttgccacgtagcaataaaaaaatatacgaaaaaccttgattattctggttagtcacattgtactgctattattttgaacaatactgtatatatatatatggaacaaTAGCCACGGTAGTGGCCAAAAGTGATGTCAGACTGACAAATGGACATATTCAaacttttttcaaattatttaaaacatgttaCAGATTTTGTAAGCATAGTTGTGTTTAGattcaatcattttatttatggCAATGAAACATGCCAAATTGTAAATAACTGACAATGGTCTAGtcaatgtatgtttttttctctcagagcttttgtttttaaatgcatttttgtcataataaaataaagcctgtagctgtattgttttttttttatatatataattgtcagATAAACAGTATTGTGCAAAAATCTTAGGCAATTAGTATTTctgatgacaacatttttttttaagtcagttatttcaatCTTTTgctgtcagtaggaaatatcagtttgcatttccaaacattattttttgcaattaattgtaataattcagTGAGATTgtacaaggagtctgacagcagccagtgcttcacacagagatctgatctcatcattaGTCTGTCTGgagtaacatgaagaaacagaacaaatcgagacagactcaatccagaagaactgcaatgtctccaagacgttcataaaaaaaaaaaaaaaaaaaaaaaaaaaaagaataccttCCTGCAACTGCACCAAgggcaaaagctgctttaaacgCAAAAGGTGCTCACAGCAAATGTTGATTTGATTTAGTGAATATAAGTcaattgataaataaaataaatttatgacattatttttgattACTCCTTATTTTCCAGTATTTTTACACTAGTACCTTAAACTTTTCATAGGACTGTAGCTTTGGAGGTAAGTTTTTTGAAGTGTCTTAGAGAAGTTGCTACAGTTCTTCTCGATTTTGTAACAATCGCGATCCAGATAAACACAGGGAGAtagagagatccaatagcaggtatgTTTTAATTGGGTAATCCAAAACAAGCcaaggaacaggaaagggaacggaACGGAAACTCTGAAAACGAGGGGTCTCGGAGAATGAGAAGACAATGAagaatctcggaggacgagaagactgggaacacgaaaggtaaggactccatacagacaacaggaaagactggtaaatatagggaggctaatgacaattaagtgaaggcacctggtgaaattagcaggagtgcaattactgtgatgaaaggacaagactagtggaaatctagtgcctatggtgatggcctaaggggaagtgagccca is from Carassius gibelio isolate Cgi1373 ecotype wild population from Czech Republic chromosome B22, carGib1.2-hapl.c, whole genome shotgun sequence and encodes:
- the LOC127987324 gene encoding uncharacterized protein LOC127987324 isoform X2, which gives rise to MSPCILTDSIVSHQLICHCINEPVLKSLSFHMICGLKPLKMFWIVLFCLCFWHLDGVFGDEMKLVKLGDSVTLNSSLTELMDDDQILWRFGIKNTLIAEMNVTDDNITLYDDVLDGRFRDRLTLDDQTGSLTITDITMKHTGVYHGIVINRTSVSILLAINDEISVQKGNSVTLNSGLTEIMHDDQINWMYKTENALITVSIKRADRMTVYEDVLDGRFRNRLKLDNQTGSLTITDITTEDAGRYVLLILGPKESLKAFSVSVYNSVHCCGFTEAVIRLVLSALVGVATVIILVYDIRS
- the LOC127987324 gene encoding uncharacterized protein LOC127987324 isoform X3, with translation MREMAIKLVLFCLCFWRLDGVFGDEMKLVKLGDSVTLNSSLTELMDDDQILWRFGIKNTLIAEMNVTDDNITLYDDVLDGRFRDRLTLDDQTGSLTITDITMKHTGVYHGIVINRTSVSILLAINDEISVQKGNSVTLNSGLTEIMHDDQINWMYKTENALITVSIKRADRMTVYEDVLDGRFRNRLKLDNQTGSLTITDITTEDAGRYVLLILGPKESLKAFSVSVYNSVHCCGFTEAVIRLVLSALVGVATVIILVYDIRS